TCCGACAAGCAGTCGCccatggccacgccgccgccgaacacGTCGAGCACTACCACTACCACGACCACGGGGAGCGCCGGGAacaagacgacggcggcggcggggtcgtccTCGTTCTCTCCCTCCTACGACTACGACTACGTCGACACCGACGCCGACACGAGCGTGGGTAGCACGCCGAGCGTGGCCGCGCTCCTGCGGCAGCTCGGCGAGCTGGAGCGGAGCGTCCGGTCACTGCAAGGCGCGGTGGCagaaggccgcggcggcgggaggcggcacaGGCGGACGGTgagcgacggaggcggcggcgggtcggggAGGGTGGAGGAGAGCGTGGCGGTGGTGAAGGAGTCGGCCGACCCGCTCTTCGACTTCCGGCGATCCATGCTGCAGATGATCGTGGAGAAGGAGATCGTGGGCGGCGCCGAGCTCCGGGAGCTCCTCCACCGCTTCCTCTCCCTCAACtcgccgcaccaccaccacgtcATCCTCCGCGCCTTCGCCGAGATCTGGGAGGAGGTCTTCGCCGGCTACGAGCGCACGCCGGACTTCCTCGTCTCCTCCCGCCACCGCAGGCCGACGAAGAAGAAGCTCCCGGcctcctacgccgccgccgacgatgatgacgacgactcGTGGAACGCCGCCTAATTAACAAACGCTCAAGTTTTTCGTCATCGTAGCCGTTGAGAAAATTCAGCACCGGTTCCGTTAGCTTCTCGATGCATTTCTTTCGTCGATTTCAGTTCGTATTTTCGTAGGCGTGTGTACAGAACAGCTGAGTGGTTTTTGCAAACTCCAAAAGCCTTCGTTTCGAAAAAGATGTGTTTTCCCGGATTTTTATTTCTGATAGAAAAATCAGATAGCTTTGATTGTAGCAACAATTCCATGGCCTTTTAGCCGTTTGCATTGGCCAATCGAAACGGGAGGAGTAAAGGTGGCGCCCGTGATTTCCGCGAGTCTTGATGACGGCTCGTCGGTAGTACTAGTGGTTTACCTAGATAGCTTGCGGCCG
The sequence above is drawn from the Oryza glaberrima chromosome 10, OglaRS2, whole genome shotgun sequence genome and encodes:
- the LOC127786214 gene encoding transcription repressor OFP8-like, with amino-acid sequence MKVMTLRRGGAGAGIRIKKKARGFMCGGCGGSKAVSVSDGSDKQSPMATPPPNTSSTTTTTTTGSAGNKTTAAAGSSSFSPSYDYDYVDTDADTSVGSTPSVAALLRQLGELERSVRSLQGAVAEGRGGGRRHRRTVSDGGGGGSGRVEESVAVVKESADPLFDFRRSMLQMIVEKEIVGGAELRELLHRFLSLNSPHHHHVILRAFAEIWEEVFAGYERTPDFLVSSRHRRPTKKKLPASYAAADDDDDDSWNAA